Proteins encoded in a region of the Anopheles aquasalis chromosome 2, idAnoAquaMG_Q_19, whole genome shotgun sequence genome:
- the LOC126573036 gene encoding enteropeptidase-like, translating to MSSEPISLPASNVGKNGTNNGPEMFTAYKDTALDLEDPLVNEQPKSVRDEKQHIAKDKNYKKKKTWSFWLLGLAVLVSVIIVTIVFHNNPTVLSCPQITTSTTWKTTIATTTETTGALSSYNEPTSEPEHTSETETVWTNNRDNIMDQSLEPANMERGELGRYNYSPDNSFECKTSGCVTTTSVCDGHPQCPDQSDEWNCTQVDAKGTLRLRRNSVVHHTVCGDSWNTELTDLVCGELGYFGGANFTVTSDSKRSKGYNMYRVTKKNQLAFELINSTQCNQGIVKLQCQEYHCGRKVNKSTIDERYEDRRISGHTSCASLALAFNNNPAIKCAVNIVSPRWALTSYTCIKGKAEFADEIKWKLFAGLIKFTTLEEQLTTPHIEEAPQIVNIKRVVPYPRNNQPMYSDDAVLLELATPLQFNDVIGSVCLTETPSTIDPTQRCLTTGWQTDFEDTTITEQYLMNVSAGNTHSGRCNSYNRELPDNTICVEPLTKATCYNDTGAPLMCYVAGTGQWQLQGILSNHGNCDKRRAIYNSINPAIATWIRNTVGNGRMFEQVNLNDNNIDNTPL from the exons ATGTCGTCCGAGCCGATCAGCCTTCCAGCTTCCAATGTAGGTAAGAATGGCACGAACAACGGGCCAGAAATGTTCACCGCTTACAAGGACACCGCGCTGGATCTGGAAGATCCGCTGGTTAACGAGCAACCAAAGTCCGTGAG AGATGAGAAACAACATATCGCTAAAGATAAAAAttataagaagaagaaaacgtgGTCCTTCTGGTTACTTGGTCTAGCGGTGCTAGTGTCCGTCATCATAGTAACCATCGTCTTCCACAACAATCCAACAGTGCTTTCGTGCCCACAAATAACGACTTCGACAACATGGAAAACGACCATAGCCACCACAACTGAGACAACAGGTGCCCTCTCATCATACAATGAACCAACGAGTGAACCAGAGCATACtagcgaaacggaaacagtgTGGACGAATAATAGGGATAACATTATGGATCAGAGTTTAGAACCAGCTAATATGGAGCGAGGTGAATTGGGAAGATATAATTATTCGCCAGATAACAGCTTTGAGTGTAAGACCAGTGGCTGTGTGACAACTACGTCCGTCTGCGATGGCCATCCGCAATGTCCAGATCAGTCGGATGAGTGGAACTGCACGCAGGTAGATGCAAAAGGAACACTACGATTGAGGCGCAACTCAGTCGTACATCACACGGTATGCGGTGATAGCTGGAATACTGAACTGACCGACTTGGTGTGCGGCGAGCTGGGTTATTTTGGCGGCGCCAACTTCACAGTCACCAGCGACAGTAAGCGATCCAAAGGTTATAATATGTACCGGGTGACGAAGAAGAATCAACTAGCATTCGAGTTGATCAATTCAACGCAATGCAACCAAGGGATTGTTAAACTTCAATGCCAAGAGTATC ATTGTGGTCGCAAAGTCAATAAATCCACGATTGATGAGCGTTACGAAGACAGACGCATTTCCGGTCACACCAGTTGTGCTAGTTTGGCGCTTGCCTTCAACAACAATCCGGCCATCAAGTGTGCGGTCAATATCG TATCCCCGCGCTGGGCCCTCACTAGTTACACCTGCATCAAGGGCAAGGCGGAGTTTgcagatgaaataaaatggaagCTGTTTGCTGGACTGATTAAGTTTACCACATTAGAAGAACAGCTAACAACACCGCATATCGAAGAAGCGCCACAGATTGTGAATATTAAGCGAGTCGTACCTTATCCTCGG AACAATCAGCCAATGTACTCCGATGATGCGGTACTGCTAGAGCTGGCCACTCCTCTGCAGTTCAACGATGTCATCGGCAGTGTGTGTCTCACGGAGACACCATCTACCATCGATCCAACGCAACGGTGCCTTACCACTGGATGGCAAACCGATTTCGAGGATACGACTATAACGGAGCAGTATTTGATGAATGTATCCGCGGGGAACACTCACTCAGGGCGTTGCAACTCCTACAACAGAGAGCTTCCTGACAACACCATCTGTGTAGAGCCTCTGACCAAAGCCACTTGCTAT AACGATACAGGTGCACCCCTGATGTGCTACGTCGCCGGTACTGGCCAGTGGCAACTGCAAGGTATTCTCAGCAATCATGGCAACTGTGATAAGCGTCGAGCTATCTACAATTCTATTAACCCCGCCATTGCCACCTGGATCCGTAATACGGTCGGTAATGGCCGTATGTTCGAACAGGTGAACTTGAATGATAATAATATCGACAATACACCATTATAG
- the LOC126573035 gene encoding uncharacterized protein LOC126573035, translated as MYRKHQQRQSNQSSRQESGDNRNSGGIGRQSVGVRDIEYRGSGASTREQKRQQQQQGPGETIMLGARKAGTVLYSRKASTVSNGSDLSNEDYEEVKPDLQVSSHLLDHGYGCGVSSFGSSATTAQYASQQLQPSVQEVQQQQQLQQQGHQQHHHTTSAIYGSSNSNTGNGTVAVTHNNSRNSQNGRGNSNHGTPTSTIMPSSSSTPLRNAGKQHHLHQHHHQAQQHQQANRVSSTDLPITNYFRAIKRSSQPSSISPTPAKKTKSSNSGTGMKTSNSTCSTPTSSISSSSSSKKRYAERTRYDTSLGLLTKKFIDLLNESPDGVVDLNLASNKLKVQKRRIYDITNVLEGIGMLEKKSKNNIQWKCGNSLCNIDRNARMQRERYRLRQKENLLDEMIVELRTATNDDMMRTKHGYFTCQDLNSIDIFAEQTIVVIKAPPEAKLVLPDVQTPREIFLKSEKGEIDVFICPKDMIGSVDSPALLAGDPLLENFDPIMSPFQRVTKTSSPRRAVAAGGGGGGVGGAAGAMKKPSSYAAQRNLTRALFDEDCKKFDHEENSNTHPSASSNSSAVTGVAGQFAMHASSACTQKVVVKAEHRYDMFNIGTGSAEAHMAKSSEMHFDASQQGMIGALTTTTAETSTIKIKTENMNVPDSSSKGSANSAISMHAKTCTTTTTTAYTSNGSSSCMMRQHESNGQQPSSSYVANIENHITHDGIIGNFGSNGSGTADKLMPQQITNDNASLSDTKLSPNMFPFDLALPGFTPFKSPSQKSSPENFQQRYGITDFDFETFLPLEPTADFNLSLAESEGVFDLYGFN; from the exons ATGTACAGaaaacaccagcagcgccagagCAACCAGTCCAGCCGTCAGGAGTCCGGTGATAATAGGAACAGTGGTGGTATTGGAAGGCAAAGTGTTGGTGTCCGCGACATCGAGTACCGTGGTTCGGGTGCTTCGACGCGGGAACAAaaacgacaacagcagcaacaaggcCCCGGCGAGACAATCATGCTTGGGGCACGCAAAGCCGGCACTGTGCTATACAGCAGGAAGGCTTCCACTGTCAGCAATGGCAGCGATCTGTCGAATGAGGACTACGAGGAGGTGAAACCGGACCTTCAGGTCAGTTCGCACCTCCTGGATCATGGGTACGGTTGCGGAGTGTCCTCGTTCGGCTCATCGGCTACGACAGCTCAGTATGCGTCCCAGCAACTGCAACCATCTGTCCAGGaggtgcaacagcagcagcaactacagcagcaaggacatcagcaacatcaccatACCACTAGCGCGATTTAcggtagtagtaatagtaataCTGGCAACGGTACGGTTGCCGTTACTCATAACAACAGTAGAAATAGTCAAAATGGTAGAGGCAACAGTAATCATGGTACCCCTACATCCACGATTatgccatcgtcctcgtcgacaCCGTTGCGCAACGCCGGTAAAcagcatcatttgcatcagcatcatcatcaggcccagcaacatcaacaagcAAATCGTGTTTCTTCGACCGATTTGCCGATAACCAACTATTTCAGG gCCATCAAACGATCATCGCAACCATCGAGCATATCTCCCACACCggccaaaaaaacgaaatccaGCAATAGTGGTACCGGCATGAAAACGTCCAACTCAACCTGCTCCACACCGACCTCGTCGATatcgtcttcgtcctcttcgaAGAAGCGCTACGCAGAACGAACTAG GTATGACACGTCGCTCGGTTTGCTAACGAAGAAGTTCATCGATCTGCTGAACGAGTCTCCGGACGGTGTGGTGGATCTGAACCTAGCCTCGAACAAACTAAAGGTCCAGAAGCGGCGTATCTACGACATCACCAACGTGCTCGAGGGTATCGGCATGCTGGAGAAGAAAtcaaaaaacaacatccagTGGAAGTGCGGCAATTCGTTGTGCAATATCGATCGTAATGCGCGGATGCAGCGCGAACGGTATCGGCTGCGGCAGAAGGAGAACCTGCTGGACGAGATGATCGTGGAACTGCGGACGGCGACAAACGATGACATGATGCGCACCAAGCACGGGTACTTTACGTGCCAAGATCTGAACTCGATCGACATCTTCGCCGAACAGACGATCGTCGTCATTAAGGCACCGCCTGAGGCAAAGCTAGTG CTGCCGGATGTGCAAACGCCGCGTGAGATCTTCCTCAAGtcggaaaagggggaaatcgACGTGTTTATCTGTCCGAAGGATATGATCGGTTCGGTAGACAGTCCGGCTCTGCTGGCGGGCGATCCATTGTTAGAAAACTTCGATCCTATCATGTCACCGTTCCAGCGCGTGACCAAAACCTCCAGCCCAAGAA gagcagtagcagcaggaggaggagggggaggagtaGGAGGGGCAGCAGGAGCTATGAAAAAACCGTCCTCGTATGCGGCTCAACGAAACCTCACCCGTGCCCTGTTCGACGAGGATTGCAAGAAGTTCGACCACGAGGAGAACAGCAACACGCATCCCTCGGCATCTTCGAATTCATCGGCAGTtactggtgttgctggtcaGTTCGCTATGCATGCGTCGTCAGCCTGTACGCAGAAGGTGGTCGTCAAGGCGGAGCATCGGTATGACATGTTTAATATCGGCACCGGAAGCGCTGAGGCTCATATGGCCAAATCCTCCGAGATGCATTTCGATGCTAGTCAGCAAGGCATGATCGGTgcgctgacgacgaccacggccgAGACGAGCacgataaaaattaaaaccgaaaacatGAATGTGCCTGATAGCAGTAGTAAGGGTTCCGCGAATTCCGCAATCTCCATGCATGCGAaaacctgcaccaccaccaccaccaccgcatacaccagcaacggcagcagcagctgtatgATGAGGCAACACGAAAGTAATGGCCAGCAGCCTTCCTCGTCTTATGTTGCGAACATCGAGAACCACATCACCCACGACGGCATTATTGGAAACTtcggcagcaacggcagtggCACCGCAGATAAGCTGATGCCGCAACAGATAACGAACGACAATGCTTCGCTATCCGACACCAAACTCAGCCCGAATATGTTCCCGTTCGATTTGGCCCTGCCCGGCTTCACGCCGTTCAAATCGCCGAGTCAAAAATCGTCTCCTGAAAACTTCCAGCAACGCTACGGAATAACCGATTTCG ATTTCGAAACATTCCTGCCATTAGAGCCAACGGCCGACTTCAACCTTTCGCTGGCCGAATCGGAAGGTGTTTTCGATTTATATGGATTCAACTGA